The DNA sequence ttaatatttttaaaatatattatatattatttttataaaaatatctttctactatctatctatcttctactatctatctatctattatctatctatctacctatctctcattcctctctttctctctctctctctctctctctctctctcttctctctctctctctctttatatatatatattatattatatattatatatatatattatatattattataataatatttttatataatataatatattacataatattattattctttattttttatttttttttttattttaccttttctatattttttataatttattttcttaatttctttcttcttctatctactactctctatctatctatctatcttctatctatctacctatctctcattttctctttttctctctctctctctctctctctctctctcttcttttctctctcctctctctctctctctctattatatatatatatatatatatatatatatatattaatctttttatctacctattctatctactatctatctatctatctatcgctctcctctctctctctcttctctctctctctctctctctcgtctttcctctctctctgcatctctctctctctctctctctctctctctctctctctctctctctatctatctacatctatctctatctctcttctctctctctctctctctctctctcccctctctctccctctctctctctctctctctctctctctcttctatatatatatatatatatatatatatatatatatatatacatatccctttctctctctctctctctctctctctctctctctcttcctctctccttctctcccctctctctctctcctctatctatctatctattatctataatatatatttatatatatattttattatatatatatatataatataaaatatatatatatattataaaataaaatataataatatattatatatatatatagtctctctctctctctcttacttcattTTTCACTTCATTACACATTCCTCTTCAAAGGAATCGGATCTTCAGCCCAGATAGAATCAGTTCGACTCCATTTTCGAGGTAAGAATAATTAGCCACTTGACTccagcgaaaaaaaataaataaataaaaaaaaataaaaacttcacTCGGAGAAATTCTCTctagtggaaaaaaaagaaaagaaaaataagaatatctcaGAAGAAAAGAAGCACAAAAAAATCACTACATTACAgaaaatatactacataaaaaaaaaatatatatatatatatatatatatatatatatatatatatactccacatcCCACTCCACACCTCACTCCACATCCCACATCCCACTCCACACCTCACTCCACATCCCACATCCCACTCCAAACCCACTCacatcccccatccccacctcacTCCACACCTCACTCCACACCTCACTCCACATCCCACTCCACATCCCACTCCACACCTCACTCCACATGCCACTCCACACCCCACTCCACACCTCACTCCACATCCCACTCCACATCCCACTCCACATCCCACTCCACATCCCACTCCCACTCCACATCCCACTCCACACCCCACTCCACATCCCACTCCACATCCCACTCCACATCCCACTCCACATCCCACTCCACATCCCACTCCACACCTCACTCCACATCCCACTCCACATCCCACTCCACATCCCACTCCACACCCCACTCCACATCCCACTCCACATCCCACTCCACATCCCACTCCACACCCCACTCCACATCCCACTCCACACCTCACTCCACACCTCACTCCACATCCCACTCCACATCCCACTCCACACCCCACTCCACATCCCACTCCACACCCCACTCCACATCCCACTCCACACCTCACTCCACATCCCACTCCACATCCCACTCCACACCCCACTCCACACCTCACTCCACACCCCACTCCACATCCCACTCCACATCCCACTCCACATCCCACTCCACTTGCCTCTCCTCACAGAACGCCTTTGCCGCCGCGACCCCGTTAGAGTGAGGTTGGAAGCCCCGTTAGCGCAAGCGTTTCCTTTGTgctttcttcgtttcttcgtttcttgtttgtttgtttgttttctcttcgtttttttttttttctttctttttcttcttttttcttgtttttcctaattttattttcggttttctttgtttcccttgtgctttcttcgtttttcttcgttttcttcttttcttgttttcttcgttttcttttcttcgttttcctttcggttctcttttgtttcctttcggttttcttcgttttttcttcctttttcttcgtttttcagtttttcttcggTTTTTGTTCATTGTTGGTGTTTGATGGCGttggtatgatcattattattatttttattattgttatcatcatcatcatcattattattattattattactattattattgttgttgttgttgttattattattatcattactattattatcatcatcatcatcatcaacattatcattactattatcattaacatcatcttcattattactattatcataattatctttatctttattgccattatcattattattactatcattattactatattactactattattatcatcgttattttttttcttatcatcatcatcatcatcatcattactattatctttatgcaAATGAAgtaaaaagttaattaaaaaaaaaattaaaaagcaggagaaaataacgaaggaaggaatagaagaaaagatgatTACGAAGAAGAtgcaataacataaaataaaataaataaaagaaactctACTCCACACCCCACTCCACATCCCACTCCACACCCCACTCCACACCCCACTCCACACCTCACTCCACATCCCACTCCACACCTCACTCCACACCCCACTCCACATCCCACTCCACACCCCACTCCACACCCCACTCCACACTCCCACTCCACACCCACTCCACATTCCCACTCCACATCCCACTCCACACCCCACTCCACACCTCACTCCACATCCCACTCCACACCTCACTCCACATCCCACTCCACATCCCACTCCACATCCCACTCCACACCCCACTCCACATCCCACTCCACACCTCACTCCACATCCCACTCCACATCCCACTCCACACCCCACTCCACACCCCACTCCACACCCACTCCACACCCCACTCCACATCCCACTCCACATCCCACTCCACTTGCCTCTCCTCACAGAACACCTTTGCCGCCGCGACCCCGTTAGAGTGAGGTTGGAAGCCCCGTTAGCGCAAGCGTTTCCTTTGTgctttcttcgtttcttcgtttcttgtttgtttgtttgttttctcttcgtttttttttttttctttctttttcttcttttttcttgtttttcctaattttattttcggttttctttgtttttttgtttcttgtttttcttcttttttcttttctttttttctgattttattttcagttttctttgttttcttgtttctcttgatttttcttccttttattcgtttttcttcgtttcccttgtgctttcttcgttttattttttcttgttttttcttcttttttcttcgttttcttcttttcttgttttcttcgttttcttttcttcgttttcctttcggttctcttttgtttcctttcggttttcttcgttttttcttcatttttcttcgtttttcagtttttcttcgtcttttgttCATTGTTGGTGTTTGATGGCgttggtatgattattattattatttttattattgttatcatcatcatcatcattattattattattattactattattattgttattattattattattattattattattattatcattattattgttgttgttgttgttgttgttattattattatcattactattattatcatcatcatcatcatcaacattatcattactattatcattaacatcatcttcattattactattatcataattatctttatctttattgccattatcattattattactatcattattactatattactactattattatcatcgttatttttttctatcatcatcatcatcatcatcattactattatctttatgcaAATGAagtaaaaagttaataaaaaaaaaattaaaaagcaggagaaaataacgaaggaaggaatagaagaaaagatgatTACGAAGAAGAtgcaataacataaaataaaataaataaaagaaatgaaaagaggacgCAATAAAGATAGTGAAGAAGTAATCAAGAAGGAATTCcagaaaagaaggagatagaagaaaatgaaagaatttattcgaagagaagaagaagacaaatgaaaaaaaagataattgtggaagagtgagaaaagaaataaaaaatagggattagatgaaaatagtgatgaagTATGAATAAggcgaaaatgagagagaagagaagaaaagagaagaaagaagagaaatgagaaaatgggCAAAAATAGTTgaaatagataaggaaaaagcggaaataaaaacaataataggaaagagaaatagaaaaataatttagaaatagGGAACACGGATAAGAAAAGAGGTATAATGTAAGAAAACatgataaaatggagagaaaaatacggaaaaaaataggaacatattcgaaaagagaaaagagaaaaaaagacataggGAAGGCAAAAAACGGgacaagaagcaaaaaaaaatatatata is a window from the Penaeus monodon isolate SGIC_2016 unplaced genomic scaffold, NSTDA_Pmon_1 PmonScaffold_23264, whole genome shotgun sequence genome containing:
- the LOC119570233 gene encoding uncharacterized transmembrane protein DDB_G0289901-like → MWSGMWSGMWSGVWSEVWSGVWSGMWSGMWSEVWSGMWSGVWSGMWSGVWSGMWSGMWSEVWSEVWSGMWSGVWSGMWSGMWSGMWSGVWSGMWSGMWSGMWSEVWSGMWSGMWSGMWSGMWSGMWSGVWSGMWSGSGMWSGMWSGMWSGMWSEVWSGVWSGMWSEVWSGMWSGMWSEVWSEVWSEVGMGDVSGFGVGCGMWSEVWSGMWDVE